Proteins encoded together in one Cicer arietinum cultivar CDC Frontier isolate Library 1 chromosome 4, Cicar.CDCFrontier_v2.0, whole genome shotgun sequence window:
- the LOC101505349 gene encoding probable 26S proteasome non-ATPase regulatory subunit 3 yields the protein MTQDVDMKDHPAPSHSISSAIPSTLQNLKEIASIIETGSNSKEVRRISRAVRLTMALRPKLTAPILSSFITHVLPFASEPHSRLSSYLPNPKDDGNEMEVDTATSVAIQTPPKHLLPELEIYCYFLVLLFLIDQKRYNEAKACSSASIDRLKNLNRRTVDVIASRLFFYYSYSYELTGDLAEIRGNLFQLHRIATLRHDELGQETLLNLLLRNYLHYNLYDQAEKLRSKAPRFEAHSNQQFCRYLFYLGKIRTIQLEYTDAKESLLQAARKAPVAAQGFRIQCNKWAIIVRLLLGEIPERTIFVQKGMEKALRPYFELTNAVRIGDLELFRNVADKYATTFNTDGTNNLIVRLRHNVIRTGLRNISISYSRISLADVAQKLRLSSANPIADAECIISKAIRDGAIDATLDHTNKWMVSKETGDIYSTNEPQLAFNSRIAFCLNMHNEAVQALRFPKNTHKEKEIAEKRRERQQQEQELAKHIEEEDDDDDF from the exons ATGACTCAAGACGTAGACATGAAAGATCACCCAGCACCTTCTCATTCCATTTCTTCAGCTATTCCATCCACATTGCAAA ATTTGAAAGAAATAGCATCAATCATTGAAACCGGTTCAAATTCCAAGGAAGTTCGCAGAATTTCTCGTGCCGTGCGCCTTACGATGGCGTTGAGGCCCAAACTAACAGCGCCAATTCTCTCATCTTTCATCACTCACGTTCTTCCTTTTGCTTCTGAGCCTCATTCTAGGTTATCTTCTTATCTTCCCAATCCCAAG GATGATGGTAATGAGATGGAAGTGGACACTGCAACATCTGTAGCTATTCAAACCCCACCCAAGCACTTGTTGCCTGAGCTAGAAATCTATTGTTATTTCCTTGTGCTTCTTTTTCTGATTGATCAGAAACGTTACAATGAG gcCAAAGCTTGTTCCTCAGCTAGCATTGATCGGCTCAAAAACCTGAATAGAAGAACTGTTGATGTTATTGCTTCGAGACTGttcttttattattcatatagCTATGAGCTTACTGGAGATCTTGCTGAAATTCGAGG cAACCTCTTTCAGTTGCACCGGATTGCTACCCTGCGCCATGATGAGCTTGGTCAG GAAACACTTCTTAATCTGTTACTTCGTAACTACCTCCACTACAACCTATATGATCAGGCAGAAAAGTTGAGGTCTAAAGCTCCACGATTTGAGGCACATTCAAACCAGCAG TTCTGTCGCTATCTCTTCTACCTTGGGAAAATTCGGACCATTCAGTTGGAGTATACCGATGCAAAAGAGTCTCTTCTGCAGGCTGCTCGTAAAGCACCGGTTGCCGCTCAGGGTTTTCGGATTCAGTGTAACAAGTGGGCGATTATAGTGCGTTTACTGTTGGGAGAAATTCCTGAGAGGACTATCTTCGTGCAGAAAGGAATGGAGAAAGCTTTGAGGCCTTACTTTGAACTTACTAAT GCTGTCCGGATTGGTGATTTAGAGCTGTTTAGGAATGTTGCAGATAAGTATGCTACCACTTTCAATACAGATGGAACCAATAACTTAATCGTTCGATTGCGTCATAATGTCATCCGGACTGGTTTGCGCAACATCAGTATATCATATTCTCGCATCTCCCTGGCTGATGTAGCTCAGAAGTTGAGGTTGAGCTCCGCAAATCCCATTGCTGATGCCGAATGCATTATATCAAAGGCTATCCGTGATGGGGCAATTGATGCAACATTGGATCATACTAATAAATGGATGGTGTCTAAGGAAACTGGAGATATCTACTCTACAAATGAGCCTCAGTTGGCCTTTAATTCTCGGATTGCCTTTTGTCTTAACATGCACAATGAGGCTGTTCAAGCACTGCGTTTTCCAAAAAACACTCACAAGGAAAAGGAAATTGCTGAGAAGCGTAGAGAGAGGCAACAACAAGAGCAAGAACTGGCAAAACATATTGAAGAGGAAGATGATGACGATGActtctga
- the LOC101505679 gene encoding pentatricopeptide repeat-containing protein At2g15820, chloroplastic, which yields MVVRVRGVDQLPVSFSVSVNSCSNPNFHSNSLFFFSSSSMRSTFTLFRSLTLSTLHSPRTLPSPLLPRQFPCLCVRAEQLVLHEELPENDIFRFDRYLAVEAEADEKRLPRPEVEVMELNEVPELWRRSRVAWLCKELPAHNAGTLIRILNAQRKWLRQDDATYLIMHCLRIRENETAFRVYKWMMQRSWYRFDFALATRLADYMGKERKFSKCREVFDDIINQGRVPSESTFHILIVAYLSSPVQGCLDEACGIFHRMIQLGGYQPRLSLHNSLFKALLSKPGIFSKQYLKQAEFIYHRLVTTGLDVHKDIYGGLIWLHSYQDSIDKERIGALREEMLHAGIDESEEVLVSILRACAREGEVEEAENAWSKLLQFKSSPPSHAFVYKMEVYSKVGMPMKSLEIFREMQFKLGKTSVAAYNKIIEILCKAQESEFAESIMTDFVKSGLKPFTPLYVYMLNMYFNLESHDKLEEAFSQCMEKCRPNSVIYSIYLDSLVKVGNLDKAEDIFSQMFREATIGVNARSCNTILRGYLYSGNHLKAEKIYDLMCQKKYEIDAPLMEKLDYILSLRRKDIKKPMSLKLNKEQREILIGMLLGGLHIDSDDQRKNHIIRFNFDGNSANHYTLKSHIYHQFVEWLHPTFKPRDDSENIPDNFCTIASSYFGFYADQFWSKGQPTIPKLVHRWLSPCVLAYWYMYGGHQNSSGDVLLKIKGSREGVENIVKKFKAMSMDCKVKRKGKVFWIGILGSNTTWFWKLVEPYILEDVRDFTKARENMMGQDLMETLDINFNSESDE from the exons ATGGTGGTGAGAGTGAGAGGGGTAGACCAACTTCCAGTTTCATTTTCAGTTTCAGTTAACTCTTGCTCAAACCCTAACTTCCATTCAAACTCactcttcttcttctcctcTTCTTCAATGCGTTCTACGTTCACACTATTTCGCAGTCTCACGCTCTCCACTCTCCACTCACCCCGAACACTCCCTTCACCGCTCCTCCCACGCCAGTTCCCGTGCCTCTGCGTTCGCGCCGAGCAGTTGGTTCTCCACGAAGAGCTTCCGGAAAACGACATTTTCCGTTTCGACCGGTATTTGGCGGTGGAAGCGGAGGCTGATGAGAAGCGGCTGCCGCGTCCGGAAGTTGAGGTGATGGAGTTGAATGAGGTTCCGGAGCTTTGGCGGAGGTCGAGAGTGGCGTGGCTGTGCAAGGAACTGCCGGCACACAACGCGGGAACTCTGATTAGGATTCTGAATGCGCAGAGGAAGTGGTTGAGGCAGGATGACGCCACATATCTCATTATGCATTGCTTACGTATTCGAGAGAACGAAACTGCGTTTAGG GTATACAAATGGATGATGCAACGGAGTTGGTATCGATTTGATTTTGCTCTTGCTACCAGGCTAGCAGATTACATGGGCAAAGAGCGGAAGTTTTCAAAGTGCCGTGAGGTATTTGATGATATTATCAATCAAGGCCGTGTTCCCAGTGAGTCAACGTTCCATATATTGATTGTGGCTTACCTTAGTTCTCCCGTTCAAGGTTGTTTGGATGAAGCATGTGGCATTTTCCACCGAATGATTCAGTTGGGTGGATATCAACCTCGTCTTAGCTTGCATAATTCCCTCTTCAAAGCTCTTTTAAGCAAACCAGGGATCTTTTCAAAGCAGTACCTTAAGCAAGCTGAGTTTATATATCACCGTTTGGTTACAACTGGACTTGATGTACATAAAGATATTTATGGTGGCCTAATTTGGCTGCATAGCTATCAGGATTCCATAGACAAAGAAAGAATAGGTGCATTGAGGGAAGAGATGCTACATGCTGGAATTGATGAAAGCGAAGAAGTGCTGGTATCAATCTTGAGGGCTTGTGCAAGGGAGGGGGAGGTGGAGGAAGCAGAGAACGCATGGTCCAAACTTTTGCAGTTCAAAAGCAGCCCCCCGTCACATGCTTTTGTGTACAAAATGGAAGTATACTCTAAGGTTGGTATGCCTATGAAGTCCTTGGAGATATTTAGGGAAATGCAGTTCAAACTAGGTAAGACAAGTGTTGcagcatataataaaataatagagatACTTTGCAAAGCACAAGAATCCGAATTTGCAGAATCAATCATGACCGATTTTGTCAAGAGTGGTCTGAAGCCATTTACACCATTATATGTTTATATGCTAAACATGTACTTCAATTTGGAATCACATGATAAATTGGAAGAGGCATTCTCTCAATGCATGGAGAAATGTCGTCCAAATAGTGTCATATACAGTATATATTTGGATTCTTTGGTGAAAGTCGGTAATCTTGACAAGGCTGAGGATATCTTTAGCCAAATGTTTCGTGAAGCGACTATTGGTGTCAATGCCCGATCATGTAACACCATCTTACGTGGATACCTATATTCGGGAAATCACTTAAAGGCGGAGAAGATCTACGACTTAATGTGCCAAAAGAAGTATGAAATTGATGCCCCATTAATGGAAAAGCTGGACTATATCTTGAGCTTGAGAAGGAAAGATATTAAAAAACCAATGAGCCTGAAGCTAAACAAAGAACAGAGAGAAATACTAATTGGGATGCTTTTAGGTGGTTTGCATATTGATTCTGATGACCAAAGGAAGAACCACATTATCCGTTTTAATTTTGATGGCAATTCTGCCAACCATTATACCTTGAAGAGTCATATATATCACCAGTTTGTTGAGTGGCTACATCCTACTTTTAAGCCACGTGATGACAGTGAGAACATACCAGATAATTTTTGCACCATTGCAAGCTCTTATTTTGGCTTTTACGCCGATCAGTTTTGGTCAAAAGGTCAACCTACAATTCCAAAACTTGTTCATAGGTGGTTGTCCCCATGTGTTCTTGCATACTGGTACATGTATGGAGGCCATCAAAATTCATCGGGGGATGTTTTGCTAAAGATTAAGGGAAGTCGTGAGGGTGTTGAGAATATTGTCAAAAAGTTCAAAGCCATGTCCATGGATTGTAAAGTCAAGAGAAAGGGAAAGGTATTCTGGATTGGTATTCTGGGAAGCAATACGACTTGGTTCTGGAAATTGGTTGAGCCATATATTCTAGAAGATGTAAGAGATTTCACTAAGGCACGTGAGAATATGATGGGGCAGGATTTAATGGAAACTCTAGACATTAACTTCAATAGTGAATCAGACGAATGA
- the LOC101505027 gene encoding expansin-A11, with protein MTLTVNTNSVFVLHSIFLHSFTKCLEHSSTTNNKMTKLLFILTTLIGLCFFTLNSYAFSPSGWTNGHATFYGGSDASGTMGGACGYGNLYSTGYGTRTAALSTALFNDGASCGECYKIICDYKTDPRWCIKGRSITITATNFCPPNYDLPNNNGGWCNPPLKHFDMAQPAWEKIGIYRGGIIPVLFQRVPCKKHGGARFSVNGRDYFELVLISNIGGAGSIQSVSIKGSKSGWMAMSRNWGANWQSNAYLNGQSLSFKVTTTDGDTRIFQDIVPSNWAFGQTFSSRLQF; from the exons ATGACATTAACTGTAAATACAAATTCTGTTTTTGTATTACATTCTATCTTTCTACATTCCTTTACTAAGTGTCTTGAGCATTCATCAACCACCaataacaaaatgaccaaacttttgtttattttgacCACCCTCATTGGATTATGCTTTTTCACATTAAATTCCTATGCCTTCTCACCTTCAGGATGGACCAATGGTCATGCCACTTTTTATGGGGGTAGTGATGCTTCAGGGACTATGG GAGGAGCATGTGGTTATGGGAATCTGTATTCAACAGGATATGGAACTAGAACAGCTGCTTTAAGTACTGCTTTGTTTAATGATGGAGCTTCATGTGGGGAGTGCTATAAAATCATTTGTGATTATAAAACAGATCCAAGATGGTGCATAAAAGGAAGATCTATTACCATAACTGCCACTAATTTCTGTCCTCCTAATTATGATCTTCCAAACAACAATGGAGGATGGTGCAACCCACCTCTCAAGCATTTTGATATGGCTCAACCTGCTTGGGAAAAGATTGGAATCTACAGAGGTGGGATCATCCCCGTTTTATTCCAAAG GGTTCCTTGCAAAAAGCATGGAGGGGCTAGGTTCAGTGTGAACGGGAGAGACTACTTTGAACTAGTGTTAATCAGCAATATAGGTGGTGCTGGATCAATCCAATCTGTGTCCATTAAAGGCTCCAAATCTGGTTGGATGGCTATGTCAAGAAATTGGGGTGCTAATTGGCAATCAAATGCTTATTTGAATGGCCAATCTTTGTCATTTAAGGTCACAACCACTGATGGAGACACCAGAATTTTCCAAGATATTGTTCCTTCTAATTGGGCATTTGGCCAAACTTTCTCTAGCCGCCTCCAATTCTAA